The following are encoded together in the Monodelphis domestica isolate mMonDom1 chromosome 5, mMonDom1.pri, whole genome shotgun sequence genome:
- the ATF1 gene encoding cyclic AMP-dependent transcription factor ATF-1 isoform X2 gives MSLRGAAPMTVVHLSGEQVQSQGVIQTAQSSVIHPPQVQTVQVSSWSDSEESQDSSDSIGSSQKARGILARRPSYRKILKDLSSEDTRDRKGDGESPGVSTVTSMSVPTPIYQTSTGQYIAIAPNGTLQLASPSTDGVQGLQTLTMTNAGNTQQGTTILQYAQTSDGQQILVPSNQVVVQTASGDMQTYQIRTTPANTNLPQTVVMTSPVTLTSQTTKTDDPQLKREIRLMKNREAARECRRKKKEYVKCLENRVAVLENQNKTLIEELKTLKDLYSHKNV, from the exons atgtcACTAAGAGGAGCTGCACCAATGACAGTTGTACATCTTTCTGGAGAGCAAGTACAGAGTCAGGGGGTCATCCAGACTGCTCAGTCTTCAGTGATCCACCCCCCGCAAGTGCAGACTGTGCAG GTGTCATCCTGGTCAGATAGTGAAGAGTCTCAGGATTCTTCTGACAGCATTGGCTCTTCACAGAAAGCTCGGGGGATTTTGGCACGACGCCCATCTTACAG aaaaATCTTGAAAGATCTTTCTTCAGAAGATACTAGAGATAGGAAGGGAGACGGAGAAAGTCCTGGAGTTTCAACAGTCACATCTATGTCTGTCCCAACTCCTATCTACCAGACTAGCACTGGACAATACA TCGCCATTGCCCCAAATGGAACATTACAATTGGCCAGTCCAAGCACAGATGGAGTACAGGGGCTGCAGACGTTAACAATGACAAATGCCGGCAATACTCAACAAGGAACAACAATTCTTCAGTATGCACAGACATCTGATGGACAACAGATACTCGTGCCTAGCAACCAAGTGGTTGTACAGA CTGCATCAGGAGATATGCAGACTTATCAGATTCGCACCACACCAGCAAATACTAACCTTCCACAGACAGTAGTGATGACTTCTCCAGTAACCTTAACATCTCAGACAACCAAAACAGATGATCCACAGTTAAAAAGAGAGATAAGATTGATGAAAAATAG AGAAGCTGCTCGAGAATGccggagaaagaaaaaagaatatgttaAGTGTCTGGAAAATCGAGTTGCAGTTttggaaaatcaaaacaaaaccttaatagaagaattaaaaacattaaaagatcTCTACTCCCATAAAAATGtctaa
- the ATF1 gene encoding cyclic AMP-dependent transcription factor ATF-1 isoform X1, with product MEDSHKSNSSETAPQPGTTVQGAHISHIAQQMSLRGAAPMTVVHLSGEQVQSQGVIQTAQSSVIHPPQVQTVQVSSWSDSEESQDSSDSIGSSQKARGILARRPSYRKILKDLSSEDTRDRKGDGESPGVSTVTSMSVPTPIYQTSTGQYIAIAPNGTLQLASPSTDGVQGLQTLTMTNAGNTQQGTTILQYAQTSDGQQILVPSNQVVVQTASGDMQTYQIRTTPANTNLPQTVVMTSPVTLTSQTTKTDDPQLKREIRLMKNREAARECRRKKKEYVKCLENRVAVLENQNKTLIEELKTLKDLYSHKNV from the exons ATGGAAGATTCCCACAAAAGTAACAGTTCAGAGACAGCACCACAACCAGGTACAACAGTACAGGGTGCTCATATCTCTCACATTGCTCAACAG atgtcACTAAGAGGAGCTGCACCAATGACAGTTGTACATCTTTCTGGAGAGCAAGTACAGAGTCAGGGGGTCATCCAGACTGCTCAGTCTTCAGTGATCCACCCCCCGCAAGTGCAGACTGTGCAG GTGTCATCCTGGTCAGATAGTGAAGAGTCTCAGGATTCTTCTGACAGCATTGGCTCTTCACAGAAAGCTCGGGGGATTTTGGCACGACGCCCATCTTACAG aaaaATCTTGAAAGATCTTTCTTCAGAAGATACTAGAGATAGGAAGGGAGACGGAGAAAGTCCTGGAGTTTCAACAGTCACATCTATGTCTGTCCCAACTCCTATCTACCAGACTAGCACTGGACAATACA TCGCCATTGCCCCAAATGGAACATTACAATTGGCCAGTCCAAGCACAGATGGAGTACAGGGGCTGCAGACGTTAACAATGACAAATGCCGGCAATACTCAACAAGGAACAACAATTCTTCAGTATGCACAGACATCTGATGGACAACAGATACTCGTGCCTAGCAACCAAGTGGTTGTACAGA CTGCATCAGGAGATATGCAGACTTATCAGATTCGCACCACACCAGCAAATACTAACCTTCCACAGACAGTAGTGATGACTTCTCCAGTAACCTTAACATCTCAGACAACCAAAACAGATGATCCACAGTTAAAAAGAGAGATAAGATTGATGAAAAATAG AGAAGCTGCTCGAGAATGccggagaaagaaaaaagaatatgttaAGTGTCTGGAAAATCGAGTTGCAGTTttggaaaatcaaaacaaaaccttaatagaagaattaaaaacattaaaagatcTCTACTCCCATAAAAATGtctaa